In Acidisarcina polymorpha, the DNA window ACTGGGGCCGATGTTCTCGTCTTCTCAGCCGGCGCTGGTGAACAGGACGATGATTCGATGATCGACGCGGTCGACCGCGACGGTGTTCTTAAAACGATCGCCGCTCTACGCATCGCGGGTATCTCCCGTCTTCTCTTGGTTTCGGTATTTCCCGAAGCATGGAGAGAAAGACATATGCCTAAGAGCTTTGAACACTACATGGCAGCAAAAAAGCAAGCAGACGTATACCTTGTTCACAGTGAACTCGACTGGGTAATTCTTCGGCCCTCTGCGCTTACCGATGATCCCGGAACGGGGCGCGTCAGTCTGAGTGAAGCAGAGATTCATATCGATATTTCCCGCGACGACGTGGCTGCGACCATCGCAACGCTGCTCCATCGTCCGGAGGTGCGGAGACGCATTCTTGAGGTGACTGCAGGCGGAACACCGATCGCGAGCGCTGTCGCCACATTGTCGAACTAGGTCAGGTCAGGTGTCAGGATAGGAAATGAGAGCAGCATGGTATGAACGAAACAGAAGCGCACGCGACGTGCTAATAGTTGGGGAACTTGCAAAACCCGCCCTTGGACCCGGCAAAGTCCTCGTGAGAGTACATGCAGCCGGTGTTAATCCCTCCGATACGAAACGGCGAGCACGCGCACCTCTACTCCCGGGAAACAAGCAACAGATCCCGCACCAGGATGGAGCCGGTGTCATCGAGGAAATTGGTGAGGGCGTCTCTGCTTCCCGGCTCGGACAGCGAGTTTGGATCTACGAAGCGTTGGTCGCAGGTAAAGCTGGGTGTGCTGCGCAGTATGTCGCCGTTCCAAGCGGGAACGCGGTGCCACTCCCGAGTAGCATCTCGTTCGAAACGGGCGCATGTCTTGGCGTTCCGGCCTTGACGGCGCACCGTTGCGTATTCGCAGATGGTCCGGTGACCGGTAAGACCCTGCTCGTGACTGGAGGTGCGGGCTCTGTCGGTGTCCATGCTATCCAGTTCGCGAAGGCGGCGGGTGCTAGGGTATTCACAACCGTCAGCCGTCCCGAGCAGGCGCTCATCGCAAAAGATGCGGGGGCAGATCTTGTGATCGATCGACATAAAGAAGATGTGGTGGCTCGCATCCAGGAGACGGCGAACAACGCAGGAGCTCAGGTCGTAGATAGGGTTATTGATGTTGCGTTCGGCCAGACGCTTCCATTCGCGGTCAAGCTGCTCAAAGTGGGCGGAGTCATTGCCACCTACTCCTCGGACGCTCGGCCAGAGCCAACCATACCGTTCTTGCCCCTCTTGTTCCTCGATGCGACCATCCGCTTTGTGAATGTATACATGATGTCGCGAGAGGCTCATGAGAGCGCAATTGAGGCTGTCATGGTGGGTTTAAGAGAGGGTTGGCTCAAACCAACCATCGCGTCTCGGTTCTCATTGGACCAGATTGTCGCAGCTCATGAGGCATCGGAGTCGGGTAAGAGTGTAGGCAAAATCGTCGTTCTCCTGGACTAGTCGACTGGTCTTTCACCTGCGGCACCTAGAGTTACTCTTCACCCCGATCCAGCCCCAGTCGCCGTTCCAAAGATGCCAGTCCGTCCGGCAAATCCCTGAGGCTGTCACACGAACAAGAGCGTCTTCGTCTCCAATCTCTGGAATTGGAACATCTCGGACGGCCATAGGTTTTAGTACCTCGTCCATCTGTACTGCTTTCATAGTCCTCATAAGTCTCCTTTTAGATGGATCTGAGTAGGTTGATACTTAGTTACCTTGCTGGAAACAAAGACCGCGAAGTGAGCACGTGTTGGAAGACCAGCAAAGCACCAACCCGCGGTACTTTCTGGAGCTTTTCCACGCACTGATACTCAGGCGTAGATACAGGTAGAGTCTTGAACGAAATTGCTGCAATTTCTCTTCAGTCTGCATGCACAATTCAGCCCTTAAGGCGAATTTCAAATTCCGAGGTTTCGATGTCGATCGTGTTCTACATACGCGGATACGCCACCGGGTTGATATCACTATCATTTGTTTCGCGATGGAGAGATTGCCCAAAATTCTCAAAGGAAGGTGGATTTCGCGCAAAGTCGCGTAACCGCCGTCCCAGGACAATGCGGGGCATATGAACCGTCTTCGTC includes these proteins:
- a CDS encoding SDR family oxidoreductase gives rise to the protein MKVFIIGISGATGSRVARLLADEGNTVSGLYRHPEQLAGIQALGASGTLGDVATTSEEELASAITGADVLVFSAGAGEQDDDSMIDAVDRDGVLKTIAALRIAGISRLLLVSVFPEAWRERHMPKSFEHYMAAKKQADVYLVHSELDWVILRPSALTDDPGTGRVSLSEAEIHIDISRDDVAATIATLLHRPEVRRRILEVTAGGTPIASAVATLSN
- a CDS encoding NADPH:quinone reductase is translated as MRAAWYERNRSARDVLIVGELAKPALGPGKVLVRVHAAGVNPSDTKRRARAPLLPGNKQQIPHQDGAGVIEEIGEGVSASRLGQRVWIYEALVAGKAGCAAQYVAVPSGNAVPLPSSISFETGACLGVPALTAHRCVFADGPVTGKTLLVTGGAGSVGVHAIQFAKAAGARVFTTVSRPEQALIAKDAGADLVIDRHKEDVVARIQETANNAGAQVVDRVIDVAFGQTLPFAVKLLKVGGVIATYSSDARPEPTIPFLPLLFLDATIRFVNVYMMSREAHESAIEAVMVGLREGWLKPTIASRFSLDQIVAAHEASESGKSVGKIVVLLD